One segment of Danio aesculapii chromosome 3, fDanAes4.1, whole genome shotgun sequence DNA contains the following:
- the LOC130217317 gene encoding Fc receptor-like protein 5, with amino-acid sequence MELSQLPLVLLLISNIHSEDTEENPKANLTITPDLHVFRGESVTLRCDINAEGVSSWRYSWYKEGSDYAFSELQEYTLRSVTEFDAGKYSCSGTESKGSRRSQMSDAVPLTVSAQTALSVSPQNWLTEGDSVTLICEVYGSSTGWTFSWYIRTRSDYYDYYKPLSDSSRGAGGKYTVSSVALKHTGVYVCGAERGKPAYITVSNTQPLWVTGVSPPVSLVISPSRAQHFTSDSLSLSCEDKSNSTGWRVRRYRGSWWMSDCSSQTGSTCTISLTTSDTGVYWCQSESGENYNPVNITVHFGVILESPVHPVTEGDPLTLHCLYKSTTPAKLRADFYKDGSLVQRQTSEMIITTVSKSHEGFYYCKHREGESPKSWTSVRVSPSASRSDGVDPVINGVTAGLSVLVLIIIFLVLLCCYRHKKGVRSPSPSSVSQTSQQNQSEVGHQTLLSDCESGAELTYAEVELKSTKKMKENTDKGNNTENSDCVYSKLKLETHQSV; translated from the exons AAAACCCTAAAGCCAACTTGACTATTACTCCTGATCTGCATGTGTTCAGAGGAGAGTCAGTCACTCTCAGATGTGACATTAATGCTGAAGGAGTCTCTAGCTGGCGGTACAGCTGGTATAAAGAAGGTTCAGATTATGCATTCAGTGAATTACAGGAATACACATTAAGGTCTGTTACTGAGTTTGACGCAGGTAAATACTCCTGTTCTGGCACTGAGAGTAAAGGTTCACGCAGATCACAAATGAGTGATGCAGTTCCACTGACAGTATCAG CCCAGACAGCTTTAAGTGTTTCTCCACAGAACTGGTTGACTGAaggagattcagtgactctgatCTGTGAGGTTTACGGCTCCTCTACAGGCTGGACATTCAGCTGGTACATCAGAACTCGTTCAG attattatgattattataaacCGCTCTCTGACAGCagtagaggagctggaggaaaatACACTGTCAGTTCTGTTGCTCTAAAACACACAGGAGTTTATGTGTGCGGAGCAGAGAGAGGAAAACCAGCCTATATAACTGTCAGCAACACACAGCCACTGTGGGTCACTG GTGTTTCTCCTCCAGTCTCTCTGGTCATCAGTCCCAGCAGAGCTCAACACTTTACATCTGACTCTCTTTCTCTGAGCTGTGAAGACAAGAGTAACTCTACTGGATGGAGAGTCAGAAGATACAGAGGCAGCTGGTGGATGAGTGATTGTTCATCACAAACAGGATCTACATGTACAATCAGCCTCACCACATCAGACACTGGAGTTTACTGGTGTCAGTCTGAGTCTGGAGAGAATTATAATCCTGTTAATATCACTGTACACT ttggtgtgattctggagagtCCTGTTCATCCTGTGACTGAAGGAGATCCTCTGACTCTACACTGTTTATATAAATCTACAACTCCAGCAAAGCTCAGAGCTGATTTCTATAAAGATGGATCACTCGTCCAGAGGCAAACCTCAGAGATGATCATCACTACTGTCTCAAAGTCACATGAGGGTTTCTATTACTGCAAGCACCGAGAAGGAGAGTCACCCAAGAGCTGGACCTCAGTCAGAG TTTCTCCATCAGCCTCAAGATCTGATGGTGTTGATCCTGTGATTAATGGAGTGACTGCAGGACTTTCTGTCCTTGTTTTGATCATCATCTTCTTGGTTCTGCTGTGCTGCTACAGACACAAGAAAG GTGTAAGATCTCCGTCTCCCTCTAGTGTCAGTCAGACATCACAGCAAAACCAGAGTGAAGTGGGACACCAGACACTGCTCTCTG ACTGTGAAAGTGGAGCTGAACTCACCTATGCTGAGGTCGAGCTCAAATctacaaagaaaatgaaggaaaacaCAGATAAAG GGAACAACACTGAGAATTCTGACTGTGTTTACTCTAAACTGAAGCTGGAAACACATCAGA GTgtgtga